In Sphingomonas sp. R1, a single genomic region encodes these proteins:
- a CDS encoding MFS transporter, with product MNAPLPADTVRAPATHGWSAVFALSLCVATLIASEFMPVSLLTPIAGDLHLSEGTAGQAIAVSGIFAVLTSLFIARATAGIDRRRVLLALTIVMLVSGIVVALAPDFTVLMIGRAMIGVVIGGFWSMSGAIVMRLVPADSVPRALAVLNGGNALATTIAAPLGSFLGQYIGWRGAFFAVVPLAAITFAWQWWVLPAMPSPRNERKPSALGVLRRRHAPQGMLAVTLLFMGQFALFTYLRPFLETVTKVPISLLSLILALMGGAGLIGSALIGMVLTRHLRRALIVMPAALGVIAIALIAAGHAAPPTAALLILWGMIATAAPVGWWTWLSRTLPEDAEAGGGLMVAVIQLAITLGAAGSGVLFDHLGYAASFAAAAALLLLSAAVGALGAADIASPR from the coding sequence ATGAACGCCCCCCTTCCGGCCGATACCGTGCGCGCACCCGCGACGCACGGCTGGAGCGCCGTGTTCGCCCTTTCGCTGTGCGTCGCGACGCTGATCGCCTCCGAATTCATGCCGGTGAGCCTGCTCACCCCGATCGCCGGCGACCTGCACCTCAGCGAAGGCACCGCAGGCCAGGCCATCGCGGTCTCCGGCATCTTCGCGGTGCTCACCAGTCTGTTCATCGCCCGCGCTACCGCCGGGATCGATCGCCGCCGCGTCCTCCTCGCCCTCACCATCGTCATGCTGGTCTCGGGCATCGTGGTAGCCCTCGCGCCGGATTTCACGGTGCTGATGATCGGCCGGGCGATGATCGGGGTGGTGATCGGCGGCTTCTGGTCGATGTCCGGCGCCATCGTGATGCGGCTGGTGCCGGCGGACAGCGTGCCGCGGGCGCTTGCGGTGCTGAACGGCGGCAACGCCCTCGCCACCACCATCGCCGCGCCGCTGGGCAGCTTTCTTGGCCAGTATATCGGCTGGCGCGGCGCCTTCTTCGCGGTGGTCCCGCTCGCCGCGATCACCTTTGCCTGGCAGTGGTGGGTGCTGCCCGCGATGCCTTCGCCGCGCAACGAGCGGAAGCCGAGCGCCCTGGGCGTGCTGCGCCGTCGCCACGCGCCGCAGGGCATGCTGGCGGTCACGCTGCTGTTCATGGGGCAGTTCGCACTGTTCACCTATCTGCGCCCCTTTCTCGAAACGGTGACGAAGGTGCCCATATCGCTTCTGTCGCTGATCCTCGCACTGATGGGCGGTGCCGGGCTGATCGGCAGCGCGCTGATCGGGATGGTGCTCACCCGGCATCTGCGCCGTGCCCTGATCGTGATGCCGGCCGCGCTGGGTGTCATCGCGATCGCCTTGATCGCGGCGGGCCATGCCGCCCCGCCGACAGCCGCGCTGCTGATCCTGTGGGGCATGATCGCCACCGCCGCACCGGTCGGCTGGTGGACCTGGCTCAGTCGTACCCTGCCCGAGGATGCCGAGGCCGGCGGCGGGCTCATGGTGGCGGTGATCCAGCTGGCGATCACGCTGGGCGCCGCGGGCAGCGGCGTGCTGTTCGATCACCTGGGCTATGCGGCGAGCTTCGCCGCCGCGGCGGCCCTGCTTCTTCTGTCGGCCGCGGTCGGCGCGCTCGGCGCGGCCGACATAGCCTCCCCCCGCTGA
- a CDS encoding LysR family transcriptional regulator — MAFHRSDFADLNAFLAIARHRSLRRAGLELGVSASALSHALKGLEARLGVRLLNRTNRSITLTAAGETLQAEIAHPFATIIEATEALNHFRETPAGRIRLNVAEHAAALVLAPVLPVFLERYPDMAVDLCVSNQMVDIVERGFDAGIRYGGTVPEDMIAQRISGSIRWVAVASPDYLARFGVPAHPDDLRSHRCIRSRLGDDRIYHWEFERDDAVCTLDVPGTLTVDSTALAIDLAVRGAGLCYLPEPSVAAPLAAGALAVVLGDWAPVGEPMHLYHSGRRQLPMGLRLLIDTIREMRPLGY, encoded by the coding sequence ATGGCATTCCATCGATCCGACTTCGCCGATCTCAACGCCTTTCTGGCGATCGCGCGGCACCGCAGCCTCCGGCGCGCCGGACTGGAACTGGGCGTGAGCGCCTCCGCGCTCAGTCACGCGCTGAAGGGGCTGGAGGCGCGCCTCGGCGTGCGGCTGCTGAACCGCACCAATCGCAGCATCACGCTGACGGCGGCGGGGGAGACGCTGCAGGCGGAGATCGCCCACCCGTTCGCCACGATCATCGAGGCGACCGAGGCGCTCAACCATTTCCGCGAAACGCCCGCCGGGCGGATCCGCCTGAACGTCGCCGAACATGCCGCGGCATTGGTGCTCGCGCCGGTGCTGCCCGTGTTCCTCGAACGCTATCCTGACATGGCCGTGGACCTGTGCGTCTCGAACCAGATGGTCGATATCGTCGAGCGGGGCTTTGATGCGGGCATCCGATATGGCGGCACCGTGCCCGAGGACATGATCGCGCAGCGCATCTCGGGCAGCATCCGCTGGGTGGCGGTGGCGTCGCCGGACTATCTGGCGCGGTTTGGCGTCCCCGCGCATCCCGACGACCTGCGATCGCATCGCTGTATCCGCTCGCGCCTGGGCGACGATCGCATCTACCACTGGGAGTTCGAGCGGGACGACGCCGTGTGCACGCTCGACGTGCCCGGGACGTTGACCGTCGATTCCACGGCGCTCGCGATCGATCTGGCGGTCCGCGGCGCCGGCCTGTGCTATCTGCCCGAACCGTCGGTCGCGGCACCGCTGGCGGCAGGTGCGCTGGCGGTCGTGCTCGGCGACTGGGCCCCGGTCGGGGAGCCGATGCACCTCTATCATTCCGGGCGTCGCCAGCTGCCGATGGGGCTGCGCCTGCTGATCGACACGATCCGCGAGATGCGCCCGCTCGGCTATTGA
- a CDS encoding aldo/keto reductase, with the protein MILDEQYTLANGVTIPKLGLGTWRIDDDAVAAVVREAAAIGYRHIDTAQAYGNERGVGEGLRASGLARDALFVTTKLVAESKTRADAARRIDESLRLIGLDHIDLMLIHSPQPWAEFRAGGDYDAGNLEAWRALEDALAAGKVRAIGVSNFERADLDNLLAHGSVAPAVNQVLAHVGATPFDLIDYCRSKGVLVQAYSPVAHGAALDDAALGAMAARYGVGVAQLCIRYCLQLGLQPLPKTATPAHLRSNAELDFVISEADMAVLQQARRTDYGAASAFPVFGKTRHPAAEART; encoded by the coding sequence ATGATCCTCGATGAACAATACACGCTCGCCAATGGCGTGACGATCCCGAAGCTGGGCCTCGGCACCTGGCGGATCGATGACGATGCGGTCGCCGCGGTGGTGCGCGAGGCCGCCGCGATCGGCTATCGCCACATCGACACGGCGCAGGCCTATGGCAATGAACGGGGTGTCGGCGAGGGGCTGCGCGCTTCCGGCCTCGCCCGTGACGCGCTGTTCGTCACCACCAAGCTGGTGGCCGAATCCAAGACCCGCGCCGATGCTGCCCGGCGCATCGATGAATCGCTGCGGCTGATCGGGCTCGATCATATCGACCTTATGCTGATCCACAGCCCGCAGCCCTGGGCCGAGTTTCGCGCGGGCGGCGATTACGACGCCGGCAATCTCGAGGCGTGGCGCGCGCTGGAGGATGCGCTCGCCGCCGGCAAGGTTCGCGCGATCGGTGTTTCCAACTTCGAGCGCGCGGACCTCGACAACCTGCTGGCGCACGGATCGGTCGCGCCGGCGGTGAACCAGGTCCTCGCGCATGTCGGCGCAACGCCGTTCGACCTGATCGACTATTGCCGGAGCAAGGGGGTGCTGGTGCAGGCCTATTCGCCCGTCGCGCATGGCGCCGCCCTGGACGATGCCGCGCTCGGCGCGATGGCGGCCCGCTACGGCGTGGGCGTCGCGCAGCTCTGCATCCGCTACTGCCTGCAGCTCGGGCTCCAGCCCCTCCCCAAGACGGCGACACCGGCGCATCTGCGCAGCAACGCCGAGCTCGATTTCGTGATCAGCGAGGCGGACATGGCGGTGCTCCAGCAGGCGCGGCGCACGGACTATGGGGCGGCCAGCGCCTTTCCCGTGTTCGGCAAGACGCGCCACCCGGCCGCAGAGGCGCGGACCTAG
- a CDS encoding cupin domain-containing protein → MEIVRKQDQKTVDGPEAYFTGTATITGQFQREAPSRVSGAIVHFEPGARTAWHTHPAGQTLIVTEGVGWTQIAGGPKLEFHAGDILWCPADKKHWHGATADAAMTHIAIQESVDGSPVTWLEKVTDADYLAPLGGR, encoded by the coding sequence ATGGAAATCGTACGCAAGCAGGACCAGAAGACGGTCGACGGACCCGAGGCCTATTTCACCGGCACGGCGACGATCACCGGCCAGTTCCAGCGCGAAGCCCCCTCGCGCGTCTCCGGCGCGATCGTCCATTTCGAACCGGGCGCCCGTACCGCCTGGCACACCCACCCGGCCGGACAGACGCTGATCGTGACCGAAGGTGTGGGCTGGACCCAGATTGCGGGCGGGCCGAAACTGGAATTCCATGCCGGCGATATCCTGTGGTGCCCGGCGGACAAGAAGCACTGGCACGGCGCGACGGCCGATGCGGCGATGACCCATATCGCCATTCAGGAGTCGGTCGATGGGTCCCCCGTCACCTGGCTGGAGAAGGTGACCGACGCCGACTATCTCGCCCCGCTCGGCGGAAGGTGA